A stretch of the Candidatus Jettenia sp. AMX2 genome encodes the following:
- the moaC gene encoding cyclic pyranopterin monophosphate synthase MoaC — protein MTPLTHFDEQGASRMVDIGNKGITERIALAHAKITMKPETFQLIMDKKIQKGDVLEIARIAGIMAAKQTPGLIPLCHSLNLTSVKIDYTNNSLDTVNIFSEVKVTGATGVEMEAMTAATLCAITIYDMCKSVDKKMVISDIHLVKKSGGKSGTFVFSET, from the coding sequence ATGACACCATTAACTCATTTTGATGAACAAGGCGCTTCCCGCATGGTAGATATCGGTAACAAGGGAATAACCGAAAGGATTGCTCTTGCACATGCAAAAATCACCATGAAACCGGAAACCTTCCAATTGATCATGGATAAGAAAATTCAGAAGGGAGATGTACTTGAGATAGCCCGAATAGCAGGTATTATGGCTGCAAAACAAACCCCTGGTTTAATTCCGTTGTGTCATTCGCTTAATTTAACAAGCGTAAAAATTGATTATACAAACAACTCTCTGGATACGGTCAATATATTCTCAGAAGTTAAAGTAACAGGGGCAACCGGAGTGGAAATGGAAGCTATGACCGCAGCGACCCTCTGTGCAATCACGATATATGATATGTGCAAATCTGTTGACAAAAAAATGGTAATCAGCGATATTCACCTCGTTAAAAAATCAGGCGGCAAAAGCGGAACATTTGTTTTTTCAGAAACGTAG
- a CDS encoding metallophosphoesterase family protein encodes MKYIVLSDIHGNVDAFLSVMKEIADKEEGVDCIIIAGDIVGYGASPNECCDLIRFFIYGKREVPLSDIYKIVSQSYIEKSQRDHWLNAMKLFERKGLAIGGNHDKEAVDEPSLTSEMNPVARVAINWTKGVLTKRNVKFLWHLPFRKKFGREGFEIVHATPAYPEGYEYARNAGVLKYKTLWSKITFGGHTHRPAAYIYTKETRTVNASVLIPADSYDMRLMLVERQSSNRMDAFTVNVEKEWKYYINVGSVGQPRDGNPSGCYVVFDSASKYLALKRAPYNTEAAAEKIKDAKLPNELAQRIIKGV; translated from the coding sequence ATGAAATATATTGTTTTGTCAGATATACATGGCAATGTGGATGCCTTCTTATCGGTAATGAAGGAAATTGCTGATAAAGAAGAAGGCGTTGATTGCATAATAATTGCTGGTGATATTGTTGGTTATGGTGCATCACCGAATGAGTGCTGTGACCTCATACGATTTTTCATATATGGCAAAAGGGAGGTGCCCTTATCTGATATCTATAAGATAGTGTCTCAATCTTATATTGAGAAATCACAAAGAGATCACTGGCTGAATGCTATGAAATTATTTGAAAGGAAAGGTTTAGCCATTGGCGGAAATCATGATAAAGAGGCTGTTGATGAACCATCCCTTACCTCAGAGATGAATCCTGTAGCAAGGGTTGCCATAAACTGGACAAAAGGTGTGTTGACGAAGAGAAATGTGAAATTTTTATGGCATCTTCCATTCAGAAAGAAATTTGGCAGGGAGGGATTTGAAATCGTACATGCAACGCCTGCTTACCCGGAGGGATATGAATATGCCAGAAATGCAGGTGTACTGAAATATAAAACCCTTTGGTCAAAGATAACCTTTGGGGGACATACCCACCGCCCGGCGGCCTATATATATACAAAAGAAACGAGGACGGTAAACGCTTCGGTTTTAATTCCTGCTGATAGTTATGATATGAGGCTTATGCTTGTGGAAAGGCAATCTTCAAACAGGATGGATGCTTTTACGGTTAATGTGGAAAAGGAGTGGAAATATTATATCAATGTGGGTTCTGTGGGACAACCAAGAGATGGAAATCCTTCCGGATGTTACGTTGTGTTTGATTCTGCTTCAAAATATCTCGCCTTAAAGCGGGCACCTTATAATACAGAAGCGGCAGCAGAAAAAATAAAAGATGCGAAACTACCAAACGAATTGGCTCAGAGAATAATAAAAGGTGTTTAA
- a CDS encoding protein kinase, with amino-acid sequence MYRIHKYYFNNFKSKENLHRSNYALLIDMPERGIKYAPDFEFSDEYYLLKGFDHIQIPAAYDFGQGELFKNGKFLIRQNFIILQHIDGCDLVNYFMQKDVTNNKIIEEIIKYFITACDPLSYIHSKNYIHCDLKPGHLILNKKTGLVYIIDFELAIKIGGIMKGISKAYASPEQLQMRVYLRNLPGKISYEDISAPVRLDVRTDLYSLGLILYQILTKRLWQVEKVLPCRINRRIPPELEEIMIGLLEPDVSLRLSSAGELKKELNCII; translated from the coding sequence ATGTATAGAATTCACAAGTATTATTTTAATAATTTTAAATCCAAAGAGAACCTGCACAGATCCAACTATGCTCTTTTAATTGACATGCCGGAGCGAGGGATAAAATATGCTCCGGATTTTGAATTCTCCGATGAATATTATTTGTTGAAAGGATTCGACCATATTCAAATTCCAGCTGCTTATGACTTTGGACAGGGTGAATTATTTAAGAACGGAAAATTTTTAATCAGACAGAACTTTATTATATTACAACATATCGATGGTTGTGATCTTGTTAATTACTTCATGCAAAAAGATGTAACAAATAATAAGATTATTGAAGAAATTATTAAATATTTTATTACAGCCTGTGATCCCCTGTCTTATATTCACAGTAAAAATTATATTCATTGTGATTTGAAACCCGGACATTTAATTCTTAATAAAAAAACAGGGTTAGTATACATTATTGATTTTGAATTAGCTATTAAAATTGGTGGAATTATGAAAGGAATCAGTAAAGCATATGCATCGCCGGAGCAATTGCAGATGCGTGTATATCTTAGGAACCTTCCGGGAAAAATTAGTTACGAAGATATATCTGCCCCTGTACGTTTGGATGTCCGGACTGATCTTTATTCTCTTGGCCTTATCTTATATCAGATACTGACGAAAAGATTATGGCAGGTAGAGAAGGTTTTGCCATGCCGAATAAACAGGCGTATTCCTCCCGAACTTGAAGAAATCATGATAGGGCTCTTAGAGCCGGATGTTTCTCTGAGGTTATCCTCGGCAGGGGAGCTTAAGAAAGAACTCAATTGCATAATTTAG
- a CDS encoding ammonium transporter has product MKCVSGKMRFNILLLLITLGIFTVETGIVHASDPVGDRTYSDSIEGLKYAINFTWTLTAAFLVFIMQAGFTFLGGFLRAKNMLSYMSHCFIDSTLGAIVFFLFGFALMYGGSQLAPGLEYGNVLIGWGGFLLHGKAYDVQTIMFWLFQMMFVTKTVSIVAGGVAERLKFTPYIIYSFLVAGIIYPIFGNWVWGGGWLSTLPFGGGVKDFAGCATVHTVGGVLAFVGAWALGPRNGKYNPDGTPNAIPGHNLVYVVIGTFILAFGWFGFNAGSTLAATDLRISVIATNTFIAAAAGAVVMILFTKLNMGVIDLAFICNGALGGLVAITAPCAYVSPWAAAVIGLLGGLVMRGAFWLVEAKFRVDDPLGAVAVHAANGIWGMIAVGIFADGTYGGVYGLITGSGWQLISQIIGTIVAIAWAFAWGVAIFFGLKYTIGIRVSDVVEHEGVDVHIHGSSCYPLETKFIDPLLEKEEPAELLKEEEQISLLEEALSKDAFREKIYSDKLGRWVYAVRKQEDTKSKKR; this is encoded by the coding sequence ATGAAATGTGTTTCAGGTAAAATGAGGTTTAATATATTATTATTGTTAATAACCTTGGGGATATTTACGGTAGAAACGGGAATTGTTCATGCTTCGGATCCTGTCGGTGACCGTACGTATTCAGATAGCATTGAAGGATTAAAATATGCTATAAATTTCACATGGACATTAACAGCTGCCTTTCTGGTATTCATTATGCAGGCTGGATTTACTTTTTTAGGCGGATTCCTGAGAGCAAAAAACATGCTCAGCTATATGTCCCATTGTTTTATTGATTCTACACTTGGGGCAATTGTTTTTTTCCTTTTTGGATTTGCCCTCATGTATGGCGGTTCCCAACTGGCTCCCGGACTTGAATACGGTAATGTCTTGATTGGCTGGGGTGGTTTCCTTCTTCATGGGAAAGCATATGACGTTCAAACAATCATGTTTTGGCTTTTTCAAATGATGTTTGTCACAAAAACGGTTTCAATTGTCGCCGGTGGTGTAGCAGAAAGGCTTAAGTTTACACCGTATATTATTTATAGCTTTCTGGTAGCAGGTATAATTTATCCGATTTTTGGAAATTGGGTATGGGGAGGTGGTTGGTTAAGCACCCTGCCATTCGGAGGTGGTGTAAAAGACTTTGCCGGCTGCGCTACTGTCCATACTGTAGGGGGCGTGCTGGCATTCGTCGGGGCATGGGCATTGGGGCCGAGAAATGGTAAATATAATCCCGATGGTACACCCAACGCTATTCCAGGCCACAACCTTGTCTATGTAGTAATAGGAACCTTCATTCTTGCTTTCGGCTGGTTTGGTTTTAATGCCGGAAGCACCCTGGCAGCAACTGATTTACGTATCTCTGTTATTGCAACCAATACCTTTATAGCTGCTGCAGCAGGTGCAGTTGTTATGATCCTTTTTACCAAACTTAATATGGGTGTTATTGATTTAGCTTTTATTTGCAACGGCGCGCTCGGTGGGCTGGTTGCTATTACAGCACCCTGCGCTTATGTATCACCATGGGCAGCCGCAGTGATTGGACTTCTCGGCGGACTGGTAATGAGGGGTGCATTCTGGCTGGTTGAGGCCAAATTCAGGGTTGATGACCCGCTCGGTGCAGTAGCTGTACATGCAGCCAATGGTATATGGGGTATGATTGCTGTGGGAATCTTTGCAGACGGTACTTACGGTGGTGTATATGGCTTAATTACCGGTTCTGGCTGGCAATTAATCTCACAAATCATAGGCACTATAGTAGCTATTGCATGGGCATTCGCCTGGGGAGTTGCCATATTTTTTGGTTTAAAATATACGATAGGGATTAGAGTATCGGATGTTGTTGAACATGAAGGAGTTGATGTCCACATCCACGGATCTTCTTGTTATCCTCTGGAAACCAAATTTATTGATCCTCTTTTGGAGAAAGAAGAACCGGCAGAACTCTTAAAAGAGGAAGAACAGATATCTTTGCTTGAGGAAGCATTAAGCAAGGATGCCTTTAGGGAAAAAATCTATTCGGACAAACTTGGCCGGTGGGTATACGCAGTACGCAAACAAGAGGATACAAAAAGCAAGAAAAGGTAA
- a CDS encoding P-II family nitrogen regulator, with the protein MKKIEAIIRPEKFNIVRDALTELGYPGMTVTEVKGHGSQKGISEVWRGRRYRIDLISKIKIEIVANEDEVERIVNTIINESQTGSIGDGKIFIFTVDNVYRIRTKETGKTAI; encoded by the coding sequence ATGAAAAAAATCGAAGCAATAATCAGGCCTGAAAAATTTAATATCGTCAGGGATGCCTTAACAGAACTGGGTTATCCGGGAATGACTGTTACCGAAGTAAAGGGTCATGGAAGCCAGAAGGGTATCAGCGAAGTATGGCGTGGCAGAAGATATCGCATTGACCTGATCTCGAAGATCAAGATTGAAATTGTTGCAAATGAAGATGAGGTAGAAAGGATTGTAAATACCATCATAAACGAATCCCAGACCGGGAGTATCGGAGACGGGAAGATATTTATCTTTACGGTAGATAATGTTTATCGGATCCGCACAAAAGAAACCGGAAAAACGGCAATTTAA
- a CDS encoding ammonium transporter, with protein MKTKLIRYYFWFIVFTGFCILYDKNVFAGDPSGIATYTDSISGLKFSVNFAWTLLCAFLVFNMQAGFAFLGAGFLQKKNTLNFMAMSFADFCVGALVFWLFGFALMFGGSNLAPGLSSGNKFIGYSGFLLGGNAYDVTTSALWMFQMMFAASACTIVAGTVAERVRFHVHIVYSIFLCGILYPLFGHWMWGEGWLESLPFGVGARDFAGSGVVHGMGGLVAFIAAWVVGPRFGKYNPDGSPNVIHGHNVLFIVVGTLTLMFGWFGFNAGSTLAVTELRVAVVGVNTFLSATAGAVTLLYFSYYKTGKSDVIMMCNGALAGCVAITASGAYVPHWAAIIIGILASLITKSSLYFIESKLRIDDPVGAISVHGANGIWGLLSVGIFSDGTYGGVKGLIAGSAWQLLAQFIACITLISWCFFAGYAFFSLLRCFVKLRVPVNDERSGLDIYEHGINCYPGS; from the coding sequence ATGAAAACAAAATTAATCCGATATTATTTTTGGTTCATTGTGTTTACCGGATTCTGTATCCTGTACGATAAAAATGTGTTTGCCGGTGACCCAAGTGGTATTGCTACCTACACGGACAGCATATCAGGTCTAAAATTCTCAGTAAACTTTGCATGGACGTTACTCTGTGCATTTTTAGTTTTTAATATGCAGGCAGGGTTTGCATTCCTCGGTGCAGGATTTCTTCAGAAAAAAAATACCTTGAATTTTATGGCGATGAGTTTTGCAGATTTTTGTGTGGGAGCACTTGTATTCTGGCTATTTGGCTTTGCATTAATGTTTGGTGGCTCAAATCTGGCACCTGGACTTTCCAGTGGAAATAAATTTATCGGCTATAGTGGATTTTTATTGGGAGGCAACGCCTATGATGTAACCACTTCAGCACTTTGGATGTTTCAAATGATGTTTGCCGCCTCTGCCTGCACCATTGTAGCAGGCACAGTTGCAGAAAGGGTTAGATTTCATGTCCACATTGTTTACAGTATTTTCTTATGCGGCATACTTTATCCTCTTTTCGGACATTGGATGTGGGGCGAGGGATGGCTGGAATCACTGCCTTTTGGCGTTGGGGCAAGGGACTTTGCTGGTTCTGGCGTAGTTCACGGAATGGGTGGCTTAGTAGCATTTATTGCTGCATGGGTTGTTGGGCCCCGTTTTGGTAAATACAATCCTGACGGGAGTCCTAATGTAATTCACGGCCATAATGTACTCTTTATTGTTGTGGGTACCCTTACCCTCATGTTTGGATGGTTTGGTTTTAATGCGGGCAGTACACTTGCAGTCACAGAACTCAGGGTAGCAGTTGTAGGGGTAAATACTTTTCTGTCTGCAACGGCGGGAGCTGTCACCCTCTTGTACTTTTCTTATTATAAAACCGGAAAGTCGGATGTTATCATGATGTGCAATGGGGCCTTGGCAGGATGTGTGGCAATCACGGCATCCGGTGCTTATGTACCCCATTGGGCAGCAATCATCATCGGGATACTTGCAAGTTTAATTACAAAAAGTTCACTCTATTTCATAGAAAGCAAGTTAAGAATTGACGACCCTGTTGGTGCCATATCGGTGCATGGAGCAAATGGAATATGGGGATTGCTTTCGGTTGGAATTTTTTCTGACGGAACTTATGGTGGTGTAAAAGGTTTAATCGCAGGATCCGCATGGCAATTACTAGCCCAATTTATTGCCTGTATCACTCTCATATCCTGGTGTTTTTTTGCCGGGTATGCTTTTTTTTCTCTTCTCAGGTGTTTTGTTAAATTAAGGGTTCCCGTAAACGATGAACGCTCCGGCCTGGATATTTATGAACATGGTATAAATTGTTATCCGGGGTCATGA
- a CDS encoding ammonium transporter: protein MRRGVLVGVSSIFVLSMFALFVSTAMAGDVPEIDTGDNAWMLMSAALVLFMTPGLALFYGGMVRSKNMVNTIWMSFICMCIATMTWVLWGYSLAFAPGNWFIGGLQWCGLGLGAVGQTPLEGSTIPHLTFMVFQGMFVIITTAIMSGAFVERFKFNAWMLLILLWTTIVYPPIAYWVWADGWLGAIGKLDFAGGTVVHICSGASALAILLVVGKRKEVRPPHNLPLMMLGTGMLWFGWFGFNAGSAGAADGLAASAFVVTNISAAAGGLAWSILEWIYHKKPTILGACSGVVAGLVGITPCAGYVGPMASIFVGVIAGIICFYCVTKLKPIIGYDDALDVLGIHAYGGTWGGLAVGIFASTSVNPGGADGAIYGNFTQLGIQAIGVLVGWAWAFGITLPLALFVNWVIGLRPSEADETIGMDQTQHKEISYHIFEAEQT from the coding sequence ATGAGAAGAGGAGTCCTCGTGGGCGTTTCATCGATCTTTGTATTATCGATGTTTGCGCTATTTGTTTCTACTGCTATGGCAGGTGATGTACCGGAAATTGATACAGGGGATAATGCGTGGATGCTTATGTCTGCAGCATTGGTACTTTTTATGACACCCGGACTTGCCCTGTTTTATGGAGGTATGGTAAGGTCAAAAAATATGGTAAACACCATATGGATGAGCTTCATTTGTATGTGCATAGCAACCATGACGTGGGTACTTTGGGGGTATAGCCTGGCATTCGCTCCGGGCAACTGGTTTATTGGGGGTCTCCAGTGGTGCGGATTAGGTCTGGGGGCCGTTGGACAAACGCCACTCGAAGGGTCAACAATTCCGCATTTAACATTTATGGTATTTCAGGGCATGTTTGTTATTATTACCACTGCAATTATGAGTGGTGCTTTCGTAGAGCGCTTTAAATTTAATGCATGGATGTTACTGATACTTTTGTGGACAACCATAGTTTACCCGCCAATAGCATATTGGGTATGGGCAGATGGCTGGCTGGGAGCCATCGGAAAATTGGATTTTGCAGGTGGTACTGTAGTTCACATATGTTCTGGCGCCTCAGCCCTGGCAATCCTTCTTGTTGTGGGGAAGCGAAAAGAAGTCAGACCTCCACATAATTTACCACTCATGATGCTGGGAACCGGTATGCTATGGTTTGGATGGTTCGGTTTCAACGCAGGGAGTGCAGGAGCAGCGGATGGTCTTGCTGCAAGCGCATTTGTTGTTACGAATATCTCCGCAGCTGCAGGTGGACTTGCATGGTCTATTTTAGAGTGGATATACCATAAGAAACCTACCATACTTGGCGCTTGTTCAGGTGTAGTTGCAGGTTTGGTCGGTATTACACCATGCGCAGGATATGTAGGACCCATGGCATCAATTTTTGTAGGCGTTATTGCTGGAATAATATGTTTCTATTGCGTAACAAAACTGAAACCAATCATTGGTTACGATGATGCATTGGATGTATTAGGTATACATGCGTATGGTGGAACCTGGGGAGGATTGGCAGTCGGTATCTTTGCAAGCACATCGGTAAATCCTGGTGGCGCTGATGGTGCAATTTATGGAAATTTCACCCAATTGGGAATACAAGCAATTGGCGTTCTGGTTGGATGGGCATGGGCATTTGGAATTACCTTGCCGCTGGCTCTCTTTGTTAATTGGGTGATCGGCTTACGGCCCAGTGAAGCTGATGAAACTATCGGTATGGACCAAACCCAGCATAAAGAAATTAGTTATCATATTTTTGAGGCAGAACAGACTTAA
- a CDS encoding P-II family nitrogen regulator — protein MKKITAIIRPERLNIVKDALEEIGYPGMTVIDVKGHGAQRGITEQWRGRTFRVDLLPKVKIELVVPDNDVEKLIQCIVKESQTGSVGDGKIFISPIEDALRIRTGERGEKAV, from the coding sequence ATGAAGAAAATTACGGCAATTATAAGACCAGAGCGTCTGAACATTGTTAAGGATGCGTTAGAAGAAATAGGCTATCCTGGCATGACGGTAATTGATGTTAAGGGACATGGCGCTCAGAGAGGTATAACAGAGCAGTGGAGAGGAAGAACATTCAGGGTTGATTTGCTGCCAAAGGTAAAAATCGAACTCGTTGTCCCTGATAATGATGTAGAAAAACTTATCCAGTGCATTGTAAAGGAATCGCAAACCGGAAGCGTTGGCGACGGGAAAATTTTTATTTCCCCTATAGAAGATGCACTTCGCATACGTACCGGTGAAAGAGGTGAAAAAGCGGTCTAA
- the pgeF gene encoding peptidoglycan editing factor PgeF, whose amino-acid sequence MIKKSIDSVPLLFFKNLSKNREIKHFVSTRIGGFSNQPYHSLNLGFHTGDNPAAVLKNRKQLALMLGVPLHNFVTAKQVHGSQIRIITRGSRGQGAFDYDTATPLTDAMVTDVTNIVLMVLQADCVPVLLFDARRKVIGIIHAGWKGTVKKISKDTILVLKEKFGCLPADILAGIGPSIGPCCYEIGPEIIAEISNVFYLKSKCRNQNTASGKNFFDLWKANKMQLMEAGVPEENIETAGICTYCNHHLFFSHRNCTTGTGRFGAGIMLRD is encoded by the coding sequence ATGATTAAAAAAAGCATAGACTCTGTTCCGTTACTATTTTTTAAGAATCTGTCAAAAAACAGGGAAATTAAACATTTTGTATCAACAAGGATTGGCGGATTTAGTAATCAGCCATATCATTCTCTCAATCTGGGATTTCATACCGGAGATAATCCTGCGGCAGTACTCAAAAATCGTAAGCAGCTTGCCCTTATGCTTGGAGTTCCATTACACAATTTTGTTACCGCTAAACAAGTTCACGGTTCCCAAATAAGAATCATCACAAGAGGCTCCCGGGGGCAAGGGGCATTTGATTATGACACGGCAACACCCCTTACTGATGCAATGGTAACAGACGTTACAAACATCGTCCTGATGGTATTGCAGGCTGATTGTGTCCCCGTTCTGCTGTTTGATGCAAGGAGGAAGGTCATTGGTATTATCCATGCGGGATGGAAAGGCACAGTCAAAAAAATATCAAAGGATACGATACTTGTCTTAAAGGAAAAATTTGGCTGTCTTCCGGCTGATATCCTTGCTGGAATCGGACCGTCAATCGGTCCGTGTTGCTATGAGATTGGCCCGGAAATCATTGCTGAAATCAGTAATGTGTTTTACCTTAAAAGTAAATGCCGCAACCAAAACACTGCATCCGGCAAAAATTTTTTCGATTTATGGAAGGCAAATAAAATGCAGCTTATGGAAGCGGGGGTGCCGGAAGAAAATATAGAAACTGCCGGAATCTGTACCTATTGTAATCATCATCTTTTTTTCTCTCATCGCAATTGCACTACAGGAACAGGTAGATTCGGAGCCGGCATAATGCTTAGAGATTAA